The following proteins are co-located in the Methylocystis sp. IM3 genome:
- a CDS encoding NUDIX hydrolase — MKYPKVVKKTKGAAPQQQYAALPWRRKGKALEIMLITSRETRRWVIPKGWPMKGRKSHATAALEAIQEAGLLGKIDKTTIGAFHYQKKLGNGATVLCRVDVFPLRVVRQRKNWPEKRQRATKWFSASKAARMVDEPELTKMIRGFEKLATKSFKKATAT; from the coding sequence GTGAAGTATCCGAAGGTAGTCAAAAAGACCAAGGGCGCCGCCCCCCAACAACAATACGCCGCCCTCCCGTGGCGTCGTAAGGGGAAAGCGTTAGAAATAATGCTCATCACTTCGCGAGAGACGCGCCGGTGGGTCATTCCCAAAGGCTGGCCCATGAAAGGGCGCAAATCTCATGCAACCGCAGCTCTCGAAGCCATCCAAGAGGCGGGGCTTCTCGGCAAAATAGACAAAACGACGATTGGCGCCTTTCATTATCAAAAGAAATTGGGGAACGGCGCGACGGTATTATGCCGCGTGGACGTTTTTCCATTGCGTGTTGTGCGGCAGCGGAAGAATTGGCCCGAGAAGCGACAGCGCGCTACAAAATGGTTCTCGGCCAGTAAAGCCGCCCGAATGGTGGACGAACCGGAACTCACCAAAATGATAAGGGGTTTTGAAAAGCTCGCGACGAAAAGCTTCAAGAAGGCCACCGCTACATGA
- the nuoL gene encoding NADH-quinone oxidoreductase subunit L: MLALLPLVPGLPLLGSAMLFVSSGALPRPWIAVIGVGSVAISMILAFALSAIFLMSPQPYSHVLWSWIAVDIFRPRIGFYLDALSVVMMLVITFVSLLIHLYSTEFMDKDEGYSRYFAYMNLFVATMLILVLADNLLLLYLGWEGVGLCSYLLIGFWYSDPAHGRAARKAFIVTRVGDTAMVIGLFFLFVNLETLDIQHLMRRAAGSWSVGSGSAMTAAALLLGGALGKSAQLPLQVWLPDAMAGPTPVSALIHAATMVTAGVYLIARLNVLYELAPAVHGAVAVIGVLTLLLASFSALNQNDIKRILAYSTISQIGYMFLALGVGAWSAAIFHFMTHAFFKALLFLSAGVVVQRLGEEHDIFKMGGLRQRLPLAFWSFLIGSASLAAFPLITAGFYSKDRILAAAWSSGPGGNSLWVGGVAGAFLTALYIFRAVFIAFFGEAKIEPCGRTGSRIAVPLVVLSVLAVVGGFVELPPYLGNAPNFSSLMQLTLPVSRFEPGQGVEGLSMLISAIASLLGIYAAYIAFHRRPAFIQTMIRAPATLALAKFWARGWGFDWLYDHALVQPYLWAARFSRTDLIDAIYTTLALLSAEAHRLLSQMQTGRVRWYAAGVAGGAVLAIAVAVFA; encoded by the coding sequence ATGCTCGCGCTTCTCCCGCTCGTCCCCGGCCTGCCCCTCCTCGGTTCCGCCATGTTGTTTGTCTCCTCTGGCGCTCTGCCGAGGCCTTGGATTGCGGTAATCGGCGTTGGCTCCGTTGCGATCTCGATGATCCTCGCCTTTGCTCTTTCAGCCATCTTCCTTATGTCGCCTCAACCCTACAGCCACGTCTTGTGGAGCTGGATCGCCGTCGATATTTTTAGGCCGCGCATCGGCTTTTACCTCGACGCACTATCCGTCGTGATGATGCTGGTCATCACCTTTGTCAGCCTTCTCATCCATCTTTATTCAACAGAATTCATGGACAAGGATGAGGGATACAGCCGCTACTTCGCGTATATGAATCTCTTCGTCGCCACGATGCTCATTCTGGTTTTGGCGGATAATCTTCTATTGCTCTATCTCGGATGGGAAGGCGTCGGCCTTTGCAGCTATCTTTTGATCGGCTTCTGGTATAGCGACCCTGCACATGGACGAGCGGCGCGCAAGGCGTTTATCGTCACGCGCGTCGGCGATACGGCGATGGTGATCGGCCTCTTCTTTCTCTTCGTCAATTTGGAGACGCTGGATATTCAACATCTGATGCGCCGGGCGGCTGGAAGCTGGTCCGTGGGTTCCGGATCCGCGATGACGGCGGCGGCGCTGCTGCTCGGCGGCGCATTGGGCAAATCAGCGCAGCTGCCGCTGCAAGTCTGGCTACCCGACGCAATGGCCGGCCCTACGCCTGTCAGCGCTCTTATTCATGCGGCGACCATGGTCACGGCAGGGGTCTACCTTATCGCTCGGCTAAATGTCCTTTATGAGCTCGCGCCCGCGGTTCATGGCGCTGTTGCAGTGATCGGGGTGTTGACTTTGCTTCTCGCATCCTTCAGCGCGCTCAACCAGAACGACATCAAGCGAATACTCGCTTATTCGACGATCAGCCAAATCGGCTACATGTTCTTGGCGCTTGGGGTCGGCGCCTGGTCGGCTGCAATCTTCCACTTCATGACGCACGCCTTCTTCAAAGCGCTATTGTTTTTGTCGGCGGGAGTTGTCGTTCAGCGGCTTGGCGAAGAGCACGACATCTTCAAGATGGGCGGCCTCCGTCAGCGATTACCGCTCGCCTTTTGGAGCTTTTTGATCGGCAGCGCCTCGCTAGCCGCGTTCCCGCTTATCACCGCGGGCTTTTACAGCAAGGATCGTATTCTGGCCGCGGCGTGGTCGAGCGGCCCCGGGGGCAATTCGCTATGGGTCGGCGGCGTGGCCGGCGCCTTCCTCACTGCGCTCTATATCTTCCGCGCCGTTTTTATCGCCTTCTTCGGCGAGGCGAAGATCGAGCCGTGCGGGCGCACCGGCAGTCGTATCGCCGTCCCCCTTGTCGTTTTGTCCGTGCTTGCCGTCGTGGGCGGCTTTGTCGAGCTCCCGCCATATTTGGGGAACGCCCCAAATTTCAGCTCCCTCATGCAGTTGACGCTGCCCGTCTCTCGGTTCGAGCCGGGACAGGGCGTGGAGGGCTTGTCCATGCTCATCTCGGCGATCGCCTCCCTGCTCGGCATCTATGCCGCCTATATCGCTTTCCATCGCCGGCCGGCCTTCATTCAAACAATGATTCGAGCCCCGGCGACTCTCGCATTGGCGAAATTCTGGGCGAGAGGCTGGGGATTTGACTGGCTCTATGATCACGCTCTGGTGCAACCATATCTCTGGGCGGCGCGCTTCAGTCGGACGGACCTTATCGATGCAATCTATACCACACTCGCTTTGCTGAGCGCCGAGGCCCATCGCTTGCTCAGTCAGATGCAGACGGGCCGAGTCCGCTGGTACGCCGCCGGAGTCGCAGGCGGCGCCGTTCTCGCCATAGCGGTTGCGGTGTTCGCATGA
- a CDS encoding 4a-hydroxytetrahydrobiopterin dehydratase, translated as MSVLAEKTCTPCRGGLPPLERNEAEALRRNVKDWQLLDDAHRIERRFDFKDFREALCFVAGVGELAEAERHHPDVSFGWGYGVVSLQTKKIKGLHENDFIMAAKIDQLFDRMYPP; from the coding sequence ATGTCGGTTCTGGCCGAAAAGACCTGCACGCCTTGCCGAGGCGGCCTTCCGCCTCTGGAGCGCAATGAGGCCGAGGCTCTTCGAAGGAATGTCAAGGACTGGCAATTGCTGGACGATGCGCACCGTATCGAGCGCAGGTTTGACTTCAAGGATTTTCGGGAGGCTTTGTGCTTCGTCGCCGGAGTCGGCGAGCTCGCGGAAGCTGAGCGTCATCACCCTGACGTCTCATTTGGGTGGGGCTATGGGGTTGTCTCGCTGCAAACCAAGAAGATCAAGGGATTGCATGAGAACGACTTCATCATGGCGGCAAAGATCGACCAACTGTTCGACCGAATGTATCCCCCCTGA
- the folB gene encoding dihydroneopterin aldolase, whose amino-acid sequence MDRILIRELSARCIIGLRPDEREAKQDVVVSLALSTDLSHAGKSDVLDDSVDYRAIKKRVLALMEGSHFHLLEALAEAIAAACLETAGVSEVRVTLDKPGALRFARSVAAEIVRRRPGQ is encoded by the coding sequence ATGGATCGCATTCTCATTAGAGAGCTCTCAGCGCGTTGCATCATCGGCCTCCGCCCGGATGAGAGGGAGGCGAAGCAGGATGTCGTTGTCAGCTTGGCCCTCTCGACGGATTTGAGCCATGCCGGCAAGAGCGACGTATTAGACGATAGCGTCGACTACCGAGCGATCAAAAAACGGGTGCTCGCGCTGATGGAGGGCTCCCACTTCCATCTGCTCGAAGCTCTCGCCGAAGCCATCGCCGCCGCTTGCCTCGAGACTGCGGGAGTGTCCGAGGTGCGCGTGACCTTGGACAAGCCCGGAGCGTTGCGCTTTGCTCGCTCGGTCGCCGCTGAAATCGTCCGTCGAAGGCCAGGGCAATGA
- the nuoM gene encoding NADH-quinone oxidoreductase subunit M has protein sequence MTLVWLILVPMLGSVLAWLAAWWPGGAAPRWIALIILAIDLILALAAAAGSDAALPDNEAWLAQINWPWIPQLGARLHLGMDGLSLLLILLTISLGLVAVLASWSEITERLGFFHFNLLLTLAGVVGVFLAFDLLLFFFFWELMLVPMYFVIAIWGHEQRVYAATKFFLFTQGSGLLMLAAILALFFIELQQHGAATFDYFALSQAQIDPATQMWIMLGFFVAFAVKLPIVPLHTWLPDAHSEAPTAGSVILASLLLKTGAYGLLRFAVPLFPAAATAFAPVAMTLGVIGILYGALLSFAQYDIKRLIAYTSVSHMGFVLLGIYAWNTLTLRGALMQMLAHGFSTGGLFILAGALQERLHTRDMSRMGGLWSSMPRLSGLGMVFAIASLGLPGLGNFVGEFLVLVGVFQAFPMLGVAGALALVASAIYALAFVQRVFHGPRQESTTLVDLDARHLGVLAVMSAILIWFGLFPQPVFEAANRALGELQRTVFERQIAGK, from the coding sequence ATGACGCTCGTCTGGCTGATCCTTGTTCCAATGCTCGGCAGCGTGCTCGCTTGGCTTGCCGCGTGGTGGCCGGGCGGAGCCGCACCGCGCTGGATCGCGCTGATCATACTTGCGATCGATCTCATCCTCGCCCTCGCGGCGGCGGCCGGAAGCGACGCCGCCCTCCCCGATAATGAGGCTTGGCTTGCTCAGATCAATTGGCCTTGGATTCCGCAATTGGGAGCGAGACTCCATCTTGGCATGGACGGCTTGAGCCTGTTGCTGATCCTTCTCACGATCTCGCTCGGCCTAGTCGCCGTGCTGGCTTCTTGGAGCGAGATCACGGAACGGCTCGGCTTCTTCCATTTTAATCTCCTGCTCACGCTCGCTGGCGTCGTCGGCGTCTTTCTGGCCTTCGATCTGCTTCTCTTCTTCTTTTTCTGGGAGCTGATGCTAGTTCCTATGTATTTCGTCATCGCGATCTGGGGGCATGAGCAACGCGTTTATGCAGCCACCAAATTCTTTCTGTTCACTCAAGGAAGCGGCCTCCTCATGCTGGCCGCTATCCTGGCGCTGTTCTTCATCGAGCTGCAGCAGCACGGGGCGGCGACATTCGACTACTTCGCGCTCTCACAGGCGCAGATCGATCCTGCGACGCAAATGTGGATCATGCTCGGCTTTTTCGTCGCCTTCGCGGTCAAGCTGCCAATTGTGCCGTTGCATACATGGCTGCCCGATGCTCACAGCGAAGCGCCGACGGCCGGCAGCGTCATCCTCGCGAGCCTGCTTTTGAAGACAGGCGCCTATGGCTTGTTGCGCTTCGCGGTGCCGCTCTTCCCAGCCGCGGCGACGGCGTTCGCGCCCGTGGCGATGACCCTCGGCGTGATTGGAATTCTTTACGGCGCGCTGCTCAGCTTCGCCCAATACGACATCAAGCGACTCATCGCATACACCAGCGTCAGCCATATGGGTTTCGTTCTGCTCGGGATATACGCCTGGAACACGCTGACCCTGCGCGGCGCCCTCATGCAAATGCTCGCGCATGGCTTCAGCACGGGCGGGCTTTTCATCTTGGCCGGCGCACTTCAGGAAAGGCTCCACACGCGCGACATGTCGCGCATGGGAGGTTTATGGTCGAGCATGCCGCGTCTCTCAGGACTTGGAATGGTTTTCGCAATCGCGTCGCTTGGGCTGCCAGGACTCGGAAATTTTGTCGGCGAGTTCCTGGTGCTCGTAGGCGTCTTCCAGGCTTTTCCGATGCTCGGCGTCGCCGGGGCGCTGGCCCTCGTCGCATCCGCCATCTATGCTCTCGCCTTCGTTCAGCGCGTCTTTCATGGACCGCGGCAAGAATCCACGACGCTCGTCGACCTCGACGCGCGTCACCTCGGCGTGTTGGCGGTGATGAGCGCGATACTGATCTGGTTCGGCCTGTTCCCCCAACCGGTTTTCGAGGCGGCAAACCGAGCGCTCGGCGAGTTACAGCGCACCGTCTTCGAACGCCAGATCGCGGGAAAATGA
- a CDS encoding NADH-quinone oxidoreductase subunit N codes for MRGADFIAIMPFLVLGASLIAVLLAIAFRRRHGITATLTLLGLGLSLVSLWPAASVSPVQVTPLLLIDGYAIFYLGLILAASFVILLLSHGYLAVRHDSPEEYYLFEGLATVGAGALVASNHFASFFLGLEILTISLLGLIAYPRTEERPVEAGVKYLILAGLSSSFLLFGMALVYARLGTLEFARIGSFLNASQDAPFDLYWLTSLALIITGIGFKLSIVPFHMWAPDIYEGAPAPVAAIVAAISKGAVLALFLRLFLTTGARTSNSVVILINVLVIASIMVGNLLALQQNNVKRILAYSSVAHLGYLLIAFLVGGDLAIEAVSYYLVAYFVATVGAFGVITVLSTSDNEMEIELLEDYRGLIWRRPLIGGVFALTLLSLAGVPPTMGFFAKFYVLKAGVSAEMWPAVAALVVGSIIALFYYLRVIVALCATPGVWRHDAKTPFTSVVVLATLTLALVGLGVFPTSLIDMIQVVAQMSIK; via the coding sequence ATGCGCGGCGCCGATTTCATCGCCATCATGCCCTTCCTCGTACTCGGCGCCTCTCTAATCGCAGTCCTACTGGCGATTGCGTTTCGTCGCCGTCACGGAATAACCGCCACGCTAACGCTGCTTGGGCTTGGGCTTTCGCTGGTTTCCTTGTGGCCCGCCGCGTCTGTTTCTCCCGTTCAAGTGACGCCCCTTCTGCTCATCGACGGCTATGCGATTTTTTACCTCGGTCTCATTCTCGCCGCCAGTTTCGTCATTCTCTTGTTGTCGCATGGATATCTGGCGGTCCGCCACGATTCTCCCGAAGAGTACTATCTGTTCGAGGGCCTCGCGACAGTGGGAGCCGGCGCTCTCGTCGCCAGCAACCACTTTGCTTCTTTCTTTCTCGGTCTCGAGATTCTCACCATTTCCTTGCTCGGGTTGATTGCTTATCCCCGCACAGAAGAAAGACCCGTCGAGGCCGGAGTCAAATACTTGATCCTCGCGGGGCTCTCTTCCTCATTCCTGCTTTTCGGCATGGCGCTTGTGTATGCTCGGCTGGGCACGCTCGAGTTCGCGCGCATAGGCTCCTTCCTAAATGCGTCCCAGGACGCCCCGTTCGACCTTTATTGGCTGACGAGCCTGGCGCTCATCATAACGGGGATTGGATTTAAGCTGTCGATCGTGCCCTTTCACATGTGGGCGCCGGATATCTACGAGGGGGCGCCGGCACCCGTGGCGGCGATTGTCGCGGCAATCTCGAAAGGCGCCGTGTTGGCTCTTTTCTTGCGCCTTTTTTTAACGACCGGCGCGCGCACCTCCAACTCGGTGGTCATATTGATCAACGTTTTAGTCATTGCATCGATAATGGTTGGCAACCTGCTTGCTCTTCAGCAAAACAACGTCAAGCGGATCCTCGCCTATTCGTCGGTCGCGCATCTCGGTTACTTATTAATCGCGTTTCTTGTCGGCGGCGATCTCGCAATCGAAGCTGTAAGTTACTATCTTGTCGCCTATTTCGTTGCTACTGTGGGCGCCTTCGGCGTTATCACGGTTCTTTCGACATCGGACAACGAGATGGAGATCGAGTTACTCGAGGACTATCGAGGCTTGATTTGGCGAAGACCCTTGATCGGCGGAGTTTTCGCCCTCACGCTGCTCTCCCTCGCCGGAGTTCCTCCCACAATGGGGTTTTTCGCAAAATTCTATGTTCTCAAGGCTGGCGTCAGCGCCGAGATGTGGCCTGCAGTCGCGGCTCTCGTCGTCGGCAGCATCATCGCCTTATTCTATTATCTTCGGGTGATAGTAGCTTTGTGCGCGACACCTGGCGTTTGGCGGCACGATGCAAAGACGCCCTTCACAAGTGTCGTCGTGCTCGCTACGCTCACCTTGGCGTTGGTCGGACTCGGCGTCTTTCCAACGTCGTTAATTGACATGATCCAAGTCGTCGCACAAATGTCGATCAAATAG
- the nuoK gene encoding NADH-quinone oxidoreductase subunit NuoK: MSPIPAQHGLLLAIALFGLGAIGVLARRNLIFMLMSIEIMLNAASLAFIVAGSRWAQADGQIMFILILTLAAAEVSVGLALILQIFRRLGTLDSDAASRMRG; this comes from the coding sequence ATGAGCCCAATTCCTGCGCAACACGGCTTGTTGCTCGCCATCGCCCTCTTTGGACTTGGCGCGATTGGCGTCTTGGCCCGCCGGAACCTGATCTTCATGTTGATGTCGATCGAGATCATGCTCAACGCGGCGTCGCTTGCCTTCATCGTGGCTGGGTCGCGGTGGGCGCAAGCTGACGGCCAAATCATGTTTATCCTGATACTTACGCTGGCTGCGGCGGAGGTTTCGGTCGGTCTCGCGCTCATCCTACAGATCTTCCGGCGCCTTGGTACGCTCGACAGCGACGCCGCGAGCCGGATGCGAGGATAG
- a CDS encoding DNA-3-methyladenine glycosylase 2, with product MFDDQKRTQPPLGRSSGERRLPTRAPFHLEATVRVLQRRPTNSIDQWEGRRYLRVFRIEDRFAITAVENRGTIDRPDVRYSMLGGSSAAGLQIESLLRRMLGLDVDPGPLQRLLEAEPALGSIAVALRGMRPPRFACLFETFLNVVPFQQVSLEAGLANVTRLAGRFGRRIDEAGRSFHTSPTARSIAEARLDDLKACGLSLRKADALRHVARAIEAGDLVEEHIARAPTGDALHMLRELPGVGPWSANLVLLRGFGRLDIFPPGDVGAARGLVSLLRRSDPAWLDDVIERFGDRRGYLYFCALGGALLAKGFIRPASPLSGARRHAYFSQRRNAGAGGPTSF from the coding sequence ATGTTTGATGATCAAAAGCGCACACAACCCCCGTTAGGACGGAGCTCAGGCGAGCGGCGCCTTCCTACGCGAGCACCATTCCATCTCGAAGCAACTGTGCGGGTTCTGCAGCGTCGACCTACAAACAGCATCGACCAGTGGGAAGGCAGGCGTTACCTACGTGTCTTTCGCATAGAAGACCGTTTCGCGATAACCGCAGTTGAAAACCGGGGAACCATCGACCGGCCAGATGTGCGCTATTCGATGCTCGGCGGATCTTCTGCAGCAGGGCTGCAGATTGAGAGTCTTTTACGACGAATGCTGGGCCTGGATGTGGATCCGGGGCCACTTCAGCGACTGCTCGAGGCAGAGCCAGCCCTCGGCTCGATAGCAGTTGCGCTACGGGGGATGCGCCCTCCTCGTTTTGCCTGTCTTTTCGAAACCTTCTTGAATGTGGTGCCATTTCAACAGGTCAGTCTCGAAGCCGGCTTAGCTAACGTAACACGGCTGGCCGGGCGCTTTGGCCGCCGTATCGACGAGGCGGGCCGCTCCTTCCATACGTCTCCGACGGCCCGATCCATCGCCGAGGCTCGCCTTGACGACTTGAAGGCATGTGGGCTGAGCCTTCGAAAAGCGGACGCGCTTCGCCACGTCGCGCGAGCTATCGAGGCGGGCGATTTGGTCGAGGAGCATATTGCACGGGCGCCGACGGGGGACGCGCTGCACATGCTCCGCGAGCTGCCGGGCGTCGGCCCCTGGAGCGCCAACCTCGTCCTTTTGCGCGGCTTCGGGCGACTCGATATTTTCCCGCCAGGCGACGTCGGCGCGGCGCGCGGACTCGTCAGTCTCCTGCGCCGGTCCGATCCGGCGTGGCTCGACGACGTCATCGAGCGCTTTGGAGATCGTCGGGGTTATCTCTATTTCTGCGCGCTCGGCGGCGCTCTGTTAGCCAAGGGATTCATCCGCCCCGCGTCGCCATTGTCCGGAGCGCGGCGCCATGCCTATTTTTCGCAAAGGCGGAACGCAGGAGCAGGTGGTCCGACGTCTTTTTGA